In Paenibacillus durus, the DNA window ACCTGTACCAGATCCATACCTTCGATCCGCATACTCCGCTTGAAGAGACGCTGCGGACGCTGGATGACATGGTATCCTCCGGCAAGGTGCGCTATATCGGCGCCTCGAATTATGCCGCGTGGGAGCTGATGAAGGCGCTCGGCATCAGCGAACGGATGGGCTATGAGCGCTACGTTTCGCTCCAGTGCAGCTACTCGCTGGCCGACCGCACGCCGGAGCGGGAGCTCGTCCCGCTCTGCTTGGATCAGGGCGTCGGCATCATCCCGTATTTTCCGCTTGCCGGAGGCATCCTGACCGGCAAATACAGCGCGGGAGATGAGGCTCCCGCAGGCTCCAGAGCCGATACCGATCCGAACTTCGCCCGGTTCCTTACCGGCGAACGTATATCGCTGGGGCAGGAGACAGCCGCGCTCGCGGCGGAGCTGGAGACAACGCCTGCCGCTCTGTCCCTGGCTTGGCTCATGAGCCGTCCGGCCGTGTCCACCGTCATTGTCGGCGCTACCCGGGCGGAGCAGCTTGAAGAGAGCCTGAAAAGCGTCTCTCTTGCTCTGAGCTCCGAGACGCAGGAGAAACTCGAAGCTGTAAGCCGTCCTTTCATCCACAGCGAGCCGTTTGCGGTGTACCGACTGCCGGAGTGAAGAGCGAGGCCAGCCCCCGCATTCGGATGTATATCCGGCAGCCCAGGCCTCAGTCGAAGAAATTCCTTCATTGAGCATAGGCTCGGCCAGAGTTAGCGTATCGACGGTTGGATGACCGGGTCTTTTTCCGCCTGTTGTACGGTTTAAGCCCCTCTGTTTAAAGGGTCTTCCCCACATTGGTAAATTGAGGAAAATAATTCTTTTGTCATCGACAAATTCGGACAAGCTATTTATCCCGAAGCTGATATACTACAGGAAAAATCGGCTATGATCCGATTTATACCATTATAGGGAGGAACGGAATTTGATAACAAAGGTCGCTGCTGTCGTAAGTTCAATGCTGGTTGCCACCAGCCTGTTAGCGGGGTCCGGGTATGCCAAACCGGCCAACCAGGCGCCTCAGAAACAAAAGTATGTGATTGCGTTTAAATCTGCACTTCCGGCAGACTATGAAACTATGGTGACGAATGCGGGCGGTAAAGTGCTTCGGGCCATCCCGGAATTGGGCGGACTCGAAGCGGAATCCGAAAGACCGGATTTTCTTTCGAATCTGAGCGGGATTTCCGGCATACAAGCGGCCAACCCCGAACTCAAGTACAAGCTGGATGAAGATACCGCAGCTGCCGACGGCCTTCCGGTGACCGATATTCCGCAGGACGCCGAGACGTATTGGCCTTATCAATGGGACATCCAGCGGATTACGAATAACGGGGCCTCCTACAAGCTGGAAACGGGCGGCACGACGAACCCTGACGGAACGGTCACGCACAAGGCGGTTGTAGGCGTCATCGATACGGGAATCGACGCTGAACACCCTGACCTGAAGGCGAATTTCCTCGGGGGCATGAACTTTGTCCCGGCAGGTGTTGACGCCAGCGAAACAGGCGATCCGAACGACATCAAGGACCGCGAAGGACACGGCACGCATGTGGCAGGCTCTATAGCCGCAGACGGCAAGGTTAAAGGCGTAGGTCCCGGCCTCGGCATCCGGTCGTACCGTGTATTTGCAGCAGAGGGCGGCGCGCCGACCTCATGGATCGCCGCAGCCGTCGTACAGGCTGCCAATGACAAGGTTGACGTCATCAATCTGTCGCTCGGGGGGTACGACGGCATTGCCAGATACACCTATAACGGCCTCAAGTACAACGATGTGGCGGATTTTCTCCTCTGGAAGCGCGCACTGCAGTATGCCGTAGGCCGAAACGTTACGGTCGTGGCAGCCGCCGGCAACGATTCGCTGAATCTTAACGACTCGCATGCTGTGGTCGATTATATGAACCAAACGTACGGCTACCTCGGCCTGACCTTCAAAAGCGCCGTAAGAGAAGTGCCGGGTACGCTTCCTGGCGTCATCAACGTCTCTTCGTCGAATCAATGGTCTCCGGACAAGATCGCGTTCTATTCCAACTACGGCAGCACGATCGACGTGGCGGCTCCCGGCGGGGACAACGGTCCAGTCTATGACGCCAGCCGAAATCTCGATGAGCGGGATTTCCATTTCCGCACGCTCAGCACATGGCCGACCTATCTGGCTCCTTACTTCACCTCGAACCTGACGGGCTATGCGCTGCTGCACGGCACTTCGATGGCAGCTCCAAAGGTTGCGGGCATTGCAGGCGTCATCAAGGCCGCGCACCCGGAATATACGCCGGCCCAGGTACAAGCGCTCATCAAGCAGACGGCCAACGATCTAGGGAAGCCGGGGCAAGATCCCCTGTTCGGCTCAGGCGAAGCCAATATCTTCAATGCATTAAGCCGATAATCACAGGCCGGCGGTCTGAATGGGCATGCCCCAATCGGCCAAATTATCATGTGGAATCCATCTCGTCTCTTCTAGAGACGGAATTTACAGAACAGGAACAGGCCAGCCCGAATTTCGGCTGGCCTGTTTATTGTTGAATCTGGTGTGCTCTCTCTTATAGCTTTGACGTTTATACGACAGACAGGAAACGCTCCATGTCTTCGTCCACCGTCGTAATGCCGCCGATGCCGAACGTGTCGACCAATACCTTCGCCACATTCGGGGACAGGAAGGCCGGGAGCGTCGGACCGAGGTGGATGTTTTTGACGCCCAGGTAGAGCAGCGCCAGCAGCACGATCACCGCTTTTTGCTCATACCACGCAATATTGTACGAAATCGGCAGGTCGTTGATGTCCTCCAGGCCGAATACTTCCTTCAGCTTCAGCGCGATCACAGCCAGCGAGTAGGAGTCATTGCATTGACCCGCGTCTAGCACGCGCGGAATGCCGCCGATGTCGCCAAGATCGAGCTTGTTGTACTTGTATTTGGCGCAGCCTGCTGTCAGAATCACCGTATCGCTTGGAAGCGCCTGGGCAAAATCGGTATAGTAGTTCCGGCTCTTCATCCGTCCGTCGCAGCCGGCCATTACGAAGAAGCGCTTGATCGCACCGGTCTTCACCGCATCGACCACCTGGTCGGCTACTCCCATCACGGCCGCATGGGCAAAGCCGCCGACAATTTCGCCGCTCTCGATTCCGGTCGGAGACGCGCAGGTCTTCGCCTGCTCGATGATGGCCGAGAAGTCCTTCGGAGCGCCGTCTTTGCCGTCCGCGATATGCTTGATGCCGGGATAACCTGTGTTGCCTGTCGTGTACAGCCGGTCCTTGTAGCTGTCCTTCGGCGGCACGACACAGTTGGTCGTCATCAGGATCGGGCCGTTGAAGCTGGCGAATTCCTCATTTTGCTTCCACCAGGCGTTGCCGTAGTTGCCGACAAAATGGCTGTATTTTTTGAAAGCAGGATAGTAATGGGCGGGCAGCATTTCGCTGTGCGTGTATACGTCGACTCCCGTTCCCTCCGTCTGCTTCAGCAGCTCTTCCATGTCCTTCAGGTCATGCCCGCTGATGAGAATGCCCGGGCGGTCGCCGACTCCGATGTTCACCTTCGTAATTTCCGGGTTGCCATACGTCTCTGTATTGGCACGGTCCAGCAGCGCCATAACGTCAACGCCATATTTGCCGCATTCCATAACGAGACCGACCAGCTCGTCCGCCGTCAGCTCATCGTTTAACGTGGCGGCAAGTCCGCGTTCAAGGAAAGCTTGCGCGCCTGCTTCATCATAGCCAAGCACCGCGGCATGCTCCATATAAGCGGCCATGCCTTTCAGGCCGTAGGTGAGCAGCTCGCGCAGGGAGCGAACGTCTTCGTTCCCGGTTGCAAGCACGCCGACAGCCGCCGCCTTGGCTTCCAGCACTTCATCCGTACCCGGCGTCCAGAGCCCAGCATCATGGCCTGCGAGCGGAACGTCCGCAAGCGAGCCGGCCAGCCGCTTTTTCCAGCCGTCACGAATGACAATCCCTTCTCTGACTCTGGCAATAAATCCGTCACGGTCAAAATTGGCGTTGGTGATCGTCGCGAACAGGCTCTTAATAATGAACTGTTCCGATGCGCTGTCGGTCACTCCAAGCTCACGGGCCTTTACCGAATAAATGGAAATTCCCTTCACCGTGTACAGCAGAAGATCCTGCAGATTGGCGACATCACTCGTCTTGCCGCAGACCCCTTGAATCGTACACCCCGTTCCTTTGGCCGCCTCTTGGCACTGAAAACAAAACATACTGCTCATTGAATAATCGCTCCTTTTATTTAATTTCATCCGTCTGCCGTCTGTGTCTTTACTTGTTACTACCGATTGTAGTAGACTGACGACGAACATTCGGTAACGGATGTTACCGTTTATCTAAAATTATTTTAAAAATTGGGGGAATTCCATGAAGCCGGAGCCTGGCGTACTGCAGACCTGTCTGTTTTTCCGTGGGAAGAGTATAGAGGAGCTTGACGCCATGCTGGAGACGATGCGCTTTACCGTTCGGGACTGCAGCAAGTCGGAGATGATTATCAGCGAAGGCGAGACTGCTGACCGGCTGGGGATTGTGCTCTCCGGAGTGGTGGATGTTCACAAAATTCATCCCGGCGGAGGCGGCATAACCATTGCTAGACTGAAAGAGGGGCAGACCTTCGGGGAAGCGGTGCTGTTCCGGCGGGAGAATGTATACCCGGCCACCATTATTTCTGCGGGGCGCAGCACCGTGATGTTCATCGGCAAGCAGGAGCTGCTGAGGCTGTTCGCGGCCGACACCGACATGCTGTCCCGGTATATGGAGAATCTGTCCGAGCGGCTCGTCATGGTCAACCGCAAGCTTGAAATTCTGTCGGCCGGTTCGCTGCGCCGCCGGGTTGTGCATGATTTGCTGCGTCGGGCGGACCGGCAGGGTACGGACACGATCCGGCTGCCTTTCACCCGCAAGGAATGGGCCGAGCATCTAAATGCCGCACGTCCTTCCCTGTCCCGGGAGATGGGGCTGCTGCGCGATAATGGCTGGATTGCGTTCAAAGGAGATACGGTCACGCTGCTGGACCGGAAGAAGCTGGAGGGAATCATGGAGCAGGAGGAATAATGCAGCCGGTGCCGGACTTATATATGGATATAGAGTCTGCCGCCGGAGTTTGCCGATTATGCGATAGAAATGAAAAAATGACCCTCCTTATATGGAAGATCATTTCTCTTCGGGCTTCAGTATCCCGTCTGCGATTAGCACCTGTTCAAACAGCCTGACCAATTCGGCGTCATAGTGGATCCCCGACAGCCGCTTAAGCTCGTCCATGGCAATCTCGGGGGAAAGCCCTTTGCGGTATGGCCGGTCGGAGGTCATGGCATCAAAGGTATCGGCAATGCCGATAATTTTGGCCTCCAGCAGGATTTCTTCTTCCTTAATCCCGTAAGGATAGCCGGAACCGTCCAATCGCTCATGATGCTGCAGGATGATTAGGCAGATATTGTTGTAATATAAATCCTTAACCATGAGGTAGCCGTCATAACAATGGCGTTTCACAATCTCGAATTCCTCTTCCGTCAAGCGCCCCGTCTTATTCAGAATTTCTTCCGGGGTATGGATCTTGCCGATATCGTGAAATGCAGCCGCAAAATATAAATCTTCCAGCTTGTCCTTTGGCATTTTAATCATCCTGGCAATCATCAAGCAGTATTTCTGCACTCTGCCGCTGTGCTTGAACGTATAATTATCCTTTTCTTCTACTCGTTTAATAATATTCTCCAGTTTCCTGATCCGGTGGCTGATGAGATGAAACGCAGGCTTGGTTGTATACCACAGCAGCTTCAGCTCAGTCAAGGTGCTGAAATACACCGCTTCCTGCAGATAATGGGTGTAGAAATAATCGCCTTGACTGAGGACGATATTCTCGCCTTCAGCCTTATAGCTGCATTTTCCTTCAAGTATGTAGAAGAATTCCATCGTGTCGGCCTCTTCGCCGGGATAAACATAGAATAGTTTGTCTTGCTGAATAGTCTGAAAAATTACTTCCGAGCCGTCACCCTTAGCCAATAGGAAATAGTCAGAGGATCCTTCATGTTCTTGTGCGATGCTGTGTCCTTCACTTCCCAAGTTCAGGCCCTTCATAATTTTCAGCCCCCCTTATAACGATACGACGATAGGATCAATCCAAACCTCGCGATCCGCGATCTTAACCAGCTTCCAGGAACGCTCGGCAACAACTCCCAATTGGGCGGCCTCGGAGATGGCTGCGTCTGCAATTTCCAAGGTGTCGTTATACAAATCCGTAATCAGCTTGTCAAGCTCATAGGTATAAACTTTAGTACGTGCGGAAATCAAATCGTCATTAAGAGAGACCTTTTCGTTCAGCTTGTTTATTTTCTCCTCAACTACTGCCGAATCTCTGCTTTCAGGGGTAAATAATTGATTGATAAGCTCATTGGAAGCGGCCTGTATTTCCGCAACCTCGGCGGCTGCTTCGGCGTCCTCCTGATCCAGCTTGGCGCTCAGCTTCGCCGCAGCCTTACCCAGCTCGATCCGCTTAATATCCCGTAAATAATCTTCTTGAAGCTTATCCGCCTCAGCGACTGCTTTTTCAATCTTGTTGTCGATTTTTTTATTAGCTATGTCGATAATTTTTAGTGCTTTTTGCTGATCCTTGGTGAGGTTGTCCGCCACCTGTGAGGCCGCCACCTGTGAGGCAAAAACCGCACTGCTGAACAGAAACAGCGCCAGCATGAGGAGCGACCCGGTGGTCAGTAGCTTTTTGAGCATGTTTACTTTCCTCTCTCTGAATTGAATTCGATTTCATTTTCATTATAGTATCGATTATAGCCGTTTGCCAGTTTAATCCGATGTGCAAAATGTATCGAGATTTCCTTTAATTATTTGGATTTTCTCTTGGGTTCTTCGGCAGCCAATTCCCCTTGTTTATACTCCTGAATCCAGGACTGCACCTGACTCTCGGGAATCGGCCGGCTGATATAGTAGCCCTGGACCTTGTCGCAGCTCATCCTCTTCAGGA includes these proteins:
- a CDS encoding aldo/keto reductase, whose translation is MNNYYKEHIKYVMNKGRIELFVKIAESRSFTRAGQEMNMTQPAVYEALHGAAILIIEESGSMKYERLGGSGLQVSKLGLGTNAFGKRADQAASMAVLHTALDNGINFIDTANIYAGTESERIIGEALAGRRHEAVLATKAGLVRSPGPGGSGSSRFHLMRELEDSLRRLKTDYVDLYQIHTFDPHTPLEETLRTLDDMVSSGKVRYIGASNYAAWELMKALGISERMGYERYVSLQCSYSLADRTPERELVPLCLDQGVGIIPYFPLAGGILTGKYSAGDEAPAGSRADTDPNFARFLTGERISLGQETAALAAELETTPAALSLAWLMSRPAVSTVIVGATRAEQLEESLKSVSLALSSETQEKLEAVSRPFIHSEPFAVYRLPE
- a CDS encoding S8 family serine peptidase translates to MITKVAAVVSSMLVATSLLAGSGYAKPANQAPQKQKYVIAFKSALPADYETMVTNAGGKVLRAIPELGGLEAESERPDFLSNLSGISGIQAANPELKYKLDEDTAAADGLPVTDIPQDAETYWPYQWDIQRITNNGASYKLETGGTTNPDGTVTHKAVVGVIDTGIDAEHPDLKANFLGGMNFVPAGVDASETGDPNDIKDREGHGTHVAGSIAADGKVKGVGPGLGIRSYRVFAAEGGAPTSWIAAAVVQAANDKVDVINLSLGGYDGIARYTYNGLKYNDVADFLLWKRALQYAVGRNVTVVAAAGNDSLNLNDSHAVVDYMNQTYGYLGLTFKSAVREVPGTLPGVINVSSSNQWSPDKIAFYSNYGSTIDVAAPGGDNGPVYDASRNLDERDFHFRTLSTWPTYLAPYFTSNLTGYALLHGTSMAAPKVAGIAGVIKAAHPEYTPAQVQALIKQTANDLGKPGQDPLFGSGEANIFNALSR
- the hcp gene encoding hydroxylamine reductase, whose protein sequence is MSSMFCFQCQEAAKGTGCTIQGVCGKTSDVANLQDLLLYTVKGISIYSVKARELGVTDSASEQFIIKSLFATITNANFDRDGFIARVREGIVIRDGWKKRLAGSLADVPLAGHDAGLWTPGTDEVLEAKAAAVGVLATGNEDVRSLRELLTYGLKGMAAYMEHAAVLGYDEAGAQAFLERGLAATLNDELTADELVGLVMECGKYGVDVMALLDRANTETYGNPEITKVNIGVGDRPGILISGHDLKDMEELLKQTEGTGVDVYTHSEMLPAHYYPAFKKYSHFVGNYGNAWWKQNEEFASFNGPILMTTNCVVPPKDSYKDRLYTTGNTGYPGIKHIADGKDGAPKDFSAIIEQAKTCASPTGIESGEIVGGFAHAAVMGVADQVVDAVKTGAIKRFFVMAGCDGRMKSRNYYTDFAQALPSDTVILTAGCAKYKYNKLDLGDIGGIPRVLDAGQCNDSYSLAVIALKLKEVFGLEDINDLPISYNIAWYEQKAVIVLLALLYLGVKNIHLGPTLPAFLSPNVAKVLVDTFGIGGITTVDEDMERFLSVV
- a CDS encoding Crp/Fnr family transcriptional regulator, producing MKPEPGVLQTCLFFRGKSIEELDAMLETMRFTVRDCSKSEMIISEGETADRLGIVLSGVVDVHKIHPGGGGITIARLKEGQTFGEAVLFRRENVYPATIISAGRSTVMFIGKQELLRLFAADTDMLSRYMENLSERLVMVNRKLEILSAGSLRRRVVHDLLRRADRQGTDTIRLPFTRKEWAEHLNAARPSLSREMGLLRDNGWIAFKGDTVTLLDRKKLEGIMEQEE
- a CDS encoding HD domain-containing phosphohydrolase, translated to MKGLNLGSEGHSIAQEHEGSSDYFLLAKGDGSEVIFQTIQQDKLFYVYPGEEADTMEFFYILEGKCSYKAEGENIVLSQGDYFYTHYLQEAVYFSTLTELKLLWYTTKPAFHLISHRIRKLENIIKRVEEKDNYTFKHSGRVQKYCLMIARMIKMPKDKLEDLYFAAAFHDIGKIHTPEEILNKTGRLTEEEFEIVKRHCYDGYLMVKDLYYNNICLIILQHHERLDGSGYPYGIKEEEILLEAKIIGIADTFDAMTSDRPYRKGLSPEIAMDELKRLSGIHYDAELVRLFEQVLIADGILKPEEK